One genomic window of Branchiostoma lanceolatum isolate klBraLanc5 chromosome 5, klBraLanc5.hap2, whole genome shotgun sequence includes the following:
- the LOC136435764 gene encoding E3 ubiquitin-protein ligase Midline-1-like isoform X2 → MDALLKELSCPACHRLPSDPLVLPCQHSLCARCIEDALAKQCLASRKGKKNEKEDVRKRLRCPSCREEVVFDERGIDRLRPNIALQKIIARVRGVDLEADAEIEADRDCEVCEQAPPAKAAKKCVSCDLAYCEECLNSVHSRRGFKKHKVTDIGLPRQGIPNTLMCGEHKEEKTNLYCTTCACVICSLCKLVGKHSEHQVRAVAQEYQELKEYMGSRLEALAQSINEQEDFIKELQSKCETLEENAKKHKEVALEEIDSLISTLQKKKDYLTDKIDRERNSKLRALMKQMATLRMRMDEGIGVVAYSGMILKEDDQATFLQTAVALCDRVKAVTCPEPLYPAASDYFRYGNLDLVREQEMLQRIDFQQDDLSDVSSVAGSHVSATMDPITMSYDIMEEPSLNFKIIMTGDSGVGKTSLAARFGNNRFDKDQKPTIGIEFVSKTAKVDGRIIKAQVWDTSGQQKYSAFCPGALGAMVVYDITRKETFEHARTHLKEVREKADTNIVVMLVGNKGDLGHNRAVTTQEGREFADKRHILFAETSAGEGRNVDTVFERLISEIYHESRDFSDNSTYTGGSLEDISDVDSMFD, encoded by the exons ATGGATGCACTTTTAAAGGAGCTGTCGTGCCCAGCGTGCCACAGATTACCGTCCGACCCTCTGGtgctgccctgtcagcacaGCCTGTGTGCCAGGTGTATCGAAGACGCCTTAGCCAAGCAGTGCCTGGCGTCCCGCAAGGGCAAGAAAAACGAGAAGGAAGACGTGAGGAAGAGGCTGCGCTGTCCGTCCTGTCGGGAGGAGGTTGTGTTCGACGAGCGTGGAATCGACCGACTGAGGCCGAACATCGCGCTGCAGAAGATCATCGCGCGGGTTCGGGGGGTGGACCTGGAGGCGGATGCGGAGATCGAGGCGGACAGAGACTGTGAAGTCTGCGAACAAGCCCCTCCTGCTAAGGCGGCGAAGAAGTGCGTCTCCTGTGACCTGGCGTACTGCGAGGAGTGTTTGAACTCGGTCCACTCACGCCGAGGGTTCAAGAAACACAAGGTGACTGACATAGGGCTGCCTCGCCAGGGTATACCCAACACACTCATGTGTGGGGAACACAAGGAGGAGAAAACCAACCTGTACTGCACCACCTGCGCATGCGTCATCTGCTCGCTATGTAAGCTGGTGGGGAAACACTCCGAGCACCAGGTCCGCGCAGTCGCACAGGAGTACCAAGAACTCAAG GAGTACATGGGGAGTCGCCTTGAGGCGCTTGCGCAGAGCATCAACGAGCAGGAAGATTTCATCAAGGAACTACAGTCCAAGTGTGAGACGCTAGAG GAGAACGCTAAGAAGCACAAAGAGGTCGCACTAGAGGAGATCGACTCCCTTATCTCTACCCTACAAAAGAAGAAGGACTACCTGACAGACAAGATAGACAG AGAGAGAAACTCCAAGTTACGTGCTCTGATGAAACAGATGGcgacactgcgcatgcgcatggACGAGGGGATCGGCGTTGTTGCTTACAGTGGCATGATCTTGAAGGAAGATGACCAGGCCACGTTTCTACAG ACTGCCGTTGCCTTGTGTGATAG AGTTAAAGCGGTCACATGTCCTGAGCCTCTATATCCAGCAGCTAGTGACTACTTCCGGTACGGTAACCTGGACTTAGTGAGAGAGCAGGAGATGTTACAGAGGATAGACTTCCAACAagatg ATCTGTCTGACGTCAGTAGTGTGGCGGGAAGTCACGTGTCAGCCACCATGGACCCTATCACCATGTCTTATGACATCA TGGAGGAGCCTTCGCTGAACTTTAAGATCATCATGACAGGTGACTCAGGTGTGGGAAAAACCAGCCTGGCTGCCAGGTTCGGCAATAACAG ATTTGATAAAGATCAGAAGCCCACCATCGGTATAGAGTTCGTGTCGAAGACAGCAAAGGTGGACGGACGGATCATCAAGGCGCAGGTGTGGGACACGTCTggacaacaaaagtacag TGCTTTCTGCCCGGGCGCGTTGGGGGCGATGGTAGTGTATGACATCACAAGAAAGGAGACGTTTGAGCATGCGCGGACGCACCTGAAGGAGGTACGTGAGAAGGCCGACACAAACATCGTCGTCATGCTGGTGGGGAACAAGGGCGACCTGGGGCACAACCGCGCCGTCACAACACAG GAAGGGCGTGAGTTCGCAGACAAACGTCACATCCTGTTTGCCGAGACTTCCGCCGGCGAGGGGAGGAATGTGGATACGGTGTTCGAGCGGCTCATCAGCGAGATTTACCACGAGTCGCGCGACTTCAGCGACAACTCCACCTACACGGGCGGCAGTCTGGAGGACATCAGCGATGTAGACTCGATGTTTGACTAG
- the LOC136435766 gene encoding uncharacterized protein isoform X2, with product MYQNMGTMYDEPDDIHDGEANSGGDRPQSPPLSHLRRSGRHKARAPDNAQDDHDFVNHFWPLFSHTVLEDVRDNTGVIVPVPRLQTDAAAYRPLQIFHDRLEHSVVRSLSNVQRKVVSMGGGGGTLVRMGRRMGLRLEGLNDTIVSQEIYLREEHFHTATPKDSHIQVIRRRNIRPNGGGPPAVAKIKVIFDVAGVTKLTTPPRDLQGVRVDSVQDVGAHRYFNYIYETFLAEYVKCKTVSGGTGVAEPQTRVGVVRNCPIAYRFAKIKVNRDGVVTTVDLNVTSRDLRNLAVPKVSMADVVSITGNW from the exons ATGTATCAAAACATGGGTACCATGTACGATGAACCGGACGACATTCATGATGGGGAGGCGAACAGTGGTGGTGACAGGCCTCAGTCGCCACCACTGTCACATCTTCGCAGGAGCGGCAGACACAAAGCCAGAGCACCTGACAACGCTCAG GACGACCATGACTTTGTGAATCACTTTTGGCCGCTCTTCTCGCACACGGTCCTTGAGGATGTGCGAGACAACACGGGTGTTATCGTTCCTGTGCCTCGTCTGCAGACTGACGCCGCCGCGTACAGACCTCTTCAG ATTTTCCATGACCGTCTGGAGCACAGCGTAGTTAGGAGCCTGAGTAACGTGCAGCGGAAGGTCGTCAGCATGGGCGGTGGTGGGGGCACCCTTGTGCGCATGGGCAGGAGAATGGGACTACG GTTGGAGGGTTTGAACGATACAATCGTCTCTCAGGAAATCTACCTTCGGGAGGAGCACTTCCACACTGCCACGCCCAAGGACTCCCACATCCAGGTCATCCGCAGGAGGAACATCAG ACCAAATGGTGGTGGGCCGCCTGCAGTTGCGAAGATTAAAGTAATCTTTGACGTGGCCGGGGTGACCAAATTGACCACGCCTCCTCGTGACCTCCAGGGTGTCCGAGTGGACAGCGTCCAGGATGTTGGTGCTCACAG ATATTTCAACTACATTTACGAGACATTCCTGGCAGAGTACGTCAAGTGCAAGACAGTAAGTGGGGGAACTGGTGTCGCCGAACCACAGACGAGAGTTGGTGTTGTCAGGAACTGTCCAATCGCCTACAG GTTTGCCAAAATCAAGGTCAACAGGGACGGGGTGGTTACCACGGTGGACTTGAATGTGACGTCGCGTGATCTAAGAAACTTGGCCGTCCCCAAAGTCAGCATGGCTGACGTGGTGTCCATCACCGGAAACTGGTGA
- the LOC136435764 gene encoding uncharacterized protein isoform X1: MDALLKELSCPACHRLPSDPLVLPCQHSLCARCIEDALAKQCLASRKGKKNEKEDVRKRLRCPSCREEVVFDERGIDRLRPNIALQKIIARVRGVDLEADAEIEADRDCEVCEQAPPAKAAKKCVSCDLAYCEECLNSVHSRRGFKKHKVTDIGLPRQGIPNTLMCGEHKEEKTNLYCTTCACVICSLCKLVGKHSEHQVRAVAQEYQELKEYMGSRLEALAQSINEQEDFIKELQSKCETLEENAKKHKEVALEEIDSLISTLQKKKDYLTDKIDRERNSKLRALMKQMATLRMRMDEGIGVVAYSGMILKEDDQATFLQTAVALCDRVKAVTCPEPLYPAASDYFRYGNLDLVREQEMLQRIDFQQDDLSDVSSVAGSHVSATMDPITMSYDIMEEPSLNFKIIMTGDSGVGKTSLAARFGNNRFDKDQKPTIGIEFVSKTAKVDGRIIKAQVWDTSGQQKYRPMISAFCPGALGAMVVYDITRKETFEHARTHLKEVREKADTNIVVMLVGNKGDLGHNRAVTTQEGREFADKRHILFAETSAGEGRNVDTVFERLISEIYHESRDFSDNSTYTGGSLEDISDVDSMFD; the protein is encoded by the exons ATGGATGCACTTTTAAAGGAGCTGTCGTGCCCAGCGTGCCACAGATTACCGTCCGACCCTCTGGtgctgccctgtcagcacaGCCTGTGTGCCAGGTGTATCGAAGACGCCTTAGCCAAGCAGTGCCTGGCGTCCCGCAAGGGCAAGAAAAACGAGAAGGAAGACGTGAGGAAGAGGCTGCGCTGTCCGTCCTGTCGGGAGGAGGTTGTGTTCGACGAGCGTGGAATCGACCGACTGAGGCCGAACATCGCGCTGCAGAAGATCATCGCGCGGGTTCGGGGGGTGGACCTGGAGGCGGATGCGGAGATCGAGGCGGACAGAGACTGTGAAGTCTGCGAACAAGCCCCTCCTGCTAAGGCGGCGAAGAAGTGCGTCTCCTGTGACCTGGCGTACTGCGAGGAGTGTTTGAACTCGGTCCACTCACGCCGAGGGTTCAAGAAACACAAGGTGACTGACATAGGGCTGCCTCGCCAGGGTATACCCAACACACTCATGTGTGGGGAACACAAGGAGGAGAAAACCAACCTGTACTGCACCACCTGCGCATGCGTCATCTGCTCGCTATGTAAGCTGGTGGGGAAACACTCCGAGCACCAGGTCCGCGCAGTCGCACAGGAGTACCAAGAACTCAAG GAGTACATGGGGAGTCGCCTTGAGGCGCTTGCGCAGAGCATCAACGAGCAGGAAGATTTCATCAAGGAACTACAGTCCAAGTGTGAGACGCTAGAG GAGAACGCTAAGAAGCACAAAGAGGTCGCACTAGAGGAGATCGACTCCCTTATCTCTACCCTACAAAAGAAGAAGGACTACCTGACAGACAAGATAGACAG AGAGAGAAACTCCAAGTTACGTGCTCTGATGAAACAGATGGcgacactgcgcatgcgcatggACGAGGGGATCGGCGTTGTTGCTTACAGTGGCATGATCTTGAAGGAAGATGACCAGGCCACGTTTCTACAG ACTGCCGTTGCCTTGTGTGATAG AGTTAAAGCGGTCACATGTCCTGAGCCTCTATATCCAGCAGCTAGTGACTACTTCCGGTACGGTAACCTGGACTTAGTGAGAGAGCAGGAGATGTTACAGAGGATAGACTTCCAACAagatg ATCTGTCTGACGTCAGTAGTGTGGCGGGAAGTCACGTGTCAGCCACCATGGACCCTATCACCATGTCTTATGACATCA TGGAGGAGCCTTCGCTGAACTTTAAGATCATCATGACAGGTGACTCAGGTGTGGGAAAAACCAGCCTGGCTGCCAGGTTCGGCAATAACAG ATTTGATAAAGATCAGAAGCCCACCATCGGTATAGAGTTCGTGTCGAAGACAGCAAAGGTGGACGGACGGATCATCAAGGCGCAGGTGTGGGACACGTCTggacaacaaaagtacag ACCGATGATCAGTGCTTTCTGCCCGGGCGCGTTGGGGGCGATGGTAGTGTATGACATCACAAGAAAGGAGACGTTTGAGCATGCGCGGACGCACCTGAAGGAGGTACGTGAGAAGGCCGACACAAACATCGTCGTCATGCTGGTGGGGAACAAGGGCGACCTGGGGCACAACCGCGCCGTCACAACACAG GAAGGGCGTGAGTTCGCAGACAAACGTCACATCCTGTTTGCCGAGACTTCCGCCGGCGAGGGGAGGAATGTGGATACGGTGTTCGAGCGGCTCATCAGCGAGATTTACCACGAGTCGCGCGACTTCAGCGACAACTCCACCTACACGGGCGGCAGTCTGGAGGACATCAGCGATGTAGACTCGATGTTTGACTAG
- the LOC136435766 gene encoding uncharacterized protein isoform X1 — protein MYQNMGTMYDEPDDIHDGEANSGGDRPQSPPLSHLRRSGRHKARAPDNAQVCTPIDPKQRDTVVYRFRASSSEWDDHDFVNHFWPLFSHTVLEDVRDNTGVIVPVPRLQTDAAAYRPLQIFHDRLEHSVVRSLSNVQRKVVSMGGGGGTLVRMGRRMGLRLEGLNDTIVSQEIYLREEHFHTATPKDSHIQVIRRRNIRPNGGGPPAVAKIKVIFDVAGVTKLTTPPRDLQGVRVDSVQDVGAHRYFNYIYETFLAEYVKCKTVSGGTGVAEPQTRVGVVRNCPIAYRFAKIKVNRDGVVTTVDLNVTSRDLRNLAVPKVSMADVVSITGNW, from the exons ATGTATCAAAACATGGGTACCATGTACGATGAACCGGACGACATTCATGATGGGGAGGCGAACAGTGGTGGTGACAGGCCTCAGTCGCCACCACTGTCACATCTTCGCAGGAGCGGCAGACACAAAGCCAGAGCACCTGACAACGCTCAGGTGTGTACACCAATAGATCCTAAACAGAGAGACACAGTCGTGTATAGGTTCCGAGCGAGCTCGAgcgagtgg GACGACCATGACTTTGTGAATCACTTTTGGCCGCTCTTCTCGCACACGGTCCTTGAGGATGTGCGAGACAACACGGGTGTTATCGTTCCTGTGCCTCGTCTGCAGACTGACGCCGCCGCGTACAGACCTCTTCAG ATTTTCCATGACCGTCTGGAGCACAGCGTAGTTAGGAGCCTGAGTAACGTGCAGCGGAAGGTCGTCAGCATGGGCGGTGGTGGGGGCACCCTTGTGCGCATGGGCAGGAGAATGGGACTACG GTTGGAGGGTTTGAACGATACAATCGTCTCTCAGGAAATCTACCTTCGGGAGGAGCACTTCCACACTGCCACGCCCAAGGACTCCCACATCCAGGTCATCCGCAGGAGGAACATCAG ACCAAATGGTGGTGGGCCGCCTGCAGTTGCGAAGATTAAAGTAATCTTTGACGTGGCCGGGGTGACCAAATTGACCACGCCTCCTCGTGACCTCCAGGGTGTCCGAGTGGACAGCGTCCAGGATGTTGGTGCTCACAG ATATTTCAACTACATTTACGAGACATTCCTGGCAGAGTACGTCAAGTGCAAGACAGTAAGTGGGGGAACTGGTGTCGCCGAACCACAGACGAGAGTTGGTGTTGTCAGGAACTGTCCAATCGCCTACAG GTTTGCCAAAATCAAGGTCAACAGGGACGGGGTGGTTACCACGGTGGACTTGAATGTGACGTCGCGTGATCTAAGAAACTTGGCCGTCCCCAAAGTCAGCATGGCTGACGTGGTGTCCATCACCGGAAACTGGTGA
- the LOC136435766 gene encoding uncharacterized protein isoform X3 → MYQNMGTMYDEPDDIHDGEANSGGDRPQSPPLSHLRRSGRHKARAPDNAQVCTPIDPKQRDTVVYRFRASSSEWDDHDFVNHFWPLFSHTVLEDVRDNTGVIVPVPRLQTDAAAYRPLQIFHDRLEHSVVRSLSNVQRKVVSMGGGGGTLVRMGRRMGLRLEGLNDTIVSQEIYLREEHFHTATPKDSHIQVIRRRNIRPNGGGPPAVAKIKVIFDVAGVTKLTTPPRDLQGVRVDSVQDVGAHRFAKIKVNRDGVVTTVDLNVTSRDLRNLAVPKVSMADVVSITGNW, encoded by the exons ATGTATCAAAACATGGGTACCATGTACGATGAACCGGACGACATTCATGATGGGGAGGCGAACAGTGGTGGTGACAGGCCTCAGTCGCCACCACTGTCACATCTTCGCAGGAGCGGCAGACACAAAGCCAGAGCACCTGACAACGCTCAGGTGTGTACACCAATAGATCCTAAACAGAGAGACACAGTCGTGTATAGGTTCCGAGCGAGCTCGAgcgagtgg GACGACCATGACTTTGTGAATCACTTTTGGCCGCTCTTCTCGCACACGGTCCTTGAGGATGTGCGAGACAACACGGGTGTTATCGTTCCTGTGCCTCGTCTGCAGACTGACGCCGCCGCGTACAGACCTCTTCAG ATTTTCCATGACCGTCTGGAGCACAGCGTAGTTAGGAGCCTGAGTAACGTGCAGCGGAAGGTCGTCAGCATGGGCGGTGGTGGGGGCACCCTTGTGCGCATGGGCAGGAGAATGGGACTACG GTTGGAGGGTTTGAACGATACAATCGTCTCTCAGGAAATCTACCTTCGGGAGGAGCACTTCCACACTGCCACGCCCAAGGACTCCCACATCCAGGTCATCCGCAGGAGGAACATCAG ACCAAATGGTGGTGGGCCGCCTGCAGTTGCGAAGATTAAAGTAATCTTTGACGTGGCCGGGGTGACCAAATTGACCACGCCTCCTCGTGACCTCCAGGGTGTCCGAGTGGACAGCGTCCAGGATGTTGGTGCTCACAG GTTTGCCAAAATCAAGGTCAACAGGGACGGGGTGGTTACCACGGTGGACTTGAATGTGACGTCGCGTGATCTAAGAAACTTGGCCGTCCCCAAAGTCAGCATGGCTGACGTGGTGTCCATCACCGGAAACTGGTGA